One segment of Sphingobacteriales bacterium DNA contains the following:
- the ygiD gene encoding 4,5-DOPA dioxygenase extradiol: protein MKRTHFLKFMAISPFLLTHELSELERIGNTWSNTEKMPLLFLGHGSPMNAIEDNEFVQGFKKIAATLPHPRAILCISAHWFTEGTKVTAMENPRTIYDFYGFPKSLYEVQYPAKGSPALAEETRQLLQTTTKVEADTAWGLDHGAWSVIKHLYPNADIPVIQLSIDYTKDAAYHYELAKQLQILRHKGVLIIGSGNIIHNLRLVDFQNFHKDNYGYDWAIEARTLINNSLLGGDYTPLIQYTRQGKAFDLAIPSPDHFLPLLYVLGLQQKGDTLSLFNDKLLAGSLSMTSVRIG, encoded by the coding sequence ATGAAAAGAACCCATTTTTTAAAATTTATGGCAATTAGTCCTTTTTTATTGACACACGAATTGAGTGAATTGGAGCGTATCGGCAACACTTGGAGCAATACCGAAAAAATGCCGCTTTTGTTTTTGGGACATGGCAGCCCAATGAATGCCATTGAAGACAATGAATTTGTACAGGGTTTCAAAAAAATAGCCGCCACATTGCCGCACCCGCGCGCTATTTTGTGCATATCGGCACATTGGTTCACCGAAGGCACAAAAGTAACAGCGATGGAAAATCCGCGTACTATTTACGATTTTTACGGTTTTCCTAAGAGTCTGTATGAAGTGCAATATCCGGCGAAAGGCTCGCCTGCCTTAGCGGAAGAAACCCGACAGCTATTGCAAACAACAACAAAAGTAGAAGCAGATACCGCCTGGGGCTTAGACCACGGGGCGTGGTCGGTTATCAAACATTTGTATCCCAATGCCGACATTCCCGTTATACAGTTGAGCATTGATTATACCAAAGATGCCGCCTATCATTATGAACTGGCAAAACAACTGCAAATTTTGCGTCACAAAGGCGTTTTGATTATCGGAAGCGGAAATATCATACACAACCTGCGTTTGGTAGATTTTCAAAATTTTCATAAAGATAATTACGGCTATGACTGGGCGATAGAAGCACGCACTTTGATAAACAACAGCTTATTGGGCGGCGACTATACGCCATTGATACAATACACCCGACAAGGCAAGGCTTTTGATTTGGCAATTCCTTCGCCCGACCATTTTTTGCCACTTTTATATGTATTGGGTTTGCAACAAAAAGGAGATACTTTATCTTTGTTCAACGATAAATTATTGGCGGGTTCTTTGAGTATGACCTCCGTAAGAATAGGATAA